The genomic region GTGTCCGTCTCCTCCGTCCGCGAGTCGCTGACGGTGACGACGGCGATGGGGACGGGTCCCCGCGCATCCGCCGCGCGGTGATGGCGCTCGCTGCTCTCGCTCGTCATCGCCCCTCCCTCTGCTTTGCGGGACCCCGCCGCCGCGCTACATTCGGTGCAACGAACACCCACCATCGCCGATCGTCACCCCGCCCGCCGCGAATGGCCGCGCGGGCGGAACCGGAGCCCGCGAATGAAGCCGTTCTTCCGCGCCGCCGCAAGATCGCCGTCGCCGCGGGTGCGCCGCGTCCGCGCGTGACTACTCCGGCGGCGGACGGGGAGGCGGCGCCCGCGCGGCGCGGGTTCGACTGGAAGAAGATCGTGCTCGTCGCCGCCATCGCCGCGATCGTGGCCGCCTTCTTCCTGCTGGGCGGGCACGAGTACCTGCGGCTGGAGACGCTGAAGGCCAACCGCGCGCGGCTGCTGGAGTTCACGCACGCGCACTACCCGGCGATGCTGGTCGTCGCGTTCGCCGCGTACGTGGTGCTGACGGCGCTCAGCATCCCCGACGCCATCGTGTTCTCGCTGGCGGTGGGGCTGCTGTTCGGGCGCTGGGCGGGCACCGCGCTGGTGGTGGCCGCGGCGACGACGGGGGCCACGCTGGCGTTCCTGGGCGCGCGCTACCTGTTCGCGGACGCGGCGCGCCGACGGATGGGGCCGCGGCTGCAGCGCATCGCCAAAGGGTTCGAGGAGGACGCGTTCGGCTATCTCCTCTTCCTGCGCCTGGTGCCGCTCTTCCCGTTCTGGCTGGTGAACCTGGTGCCGGCGTTCACCCCCGTCACCACGCGCACCTACGTGGCGGCGACGGCCATCGGCATCATCCCGGGCAGCTTCGTGTTCTGCAACCTGGGCGCGCGGCTGGCCACGATCGAGTCGACGCGCGACCTGTTCGACCGGCAGACGCTGCTGGCGCTGGCGCTGCTGGGCATCACCGCGCTGGTCCCCATCGCCTGGAAGAAGATCCGCAACCGACGGACAGGAGCCACCCGATGAGCCCTGTTGGCAACGATCCCCCTGTTGGCCTCGGCGAGACCCCCGCCGGCTTCGACCCGCCCGCCCCGTCGAACCTGGGCCACACCCTCGCCCTCGTCGCCCTGGTCGTGGGGGCGATCGCGTTCCTGATGGTGATGTTCGCCGGCCCCGGCTACCGGCTGGGGTGGTGGGACGTGGGGACGGCGCTGCGCACGATGTTCAAGTACGGGGCGTACCTCGGCATCGCCGCGGCGGTGCTGGCGATCGTCGCGGCGCTGATGGCGCGGCGCGGGCCGGGCCGCGGCGCGCTGGCGCTGGCCGCGCTGGCGCTGCTGCTGGGGGCGGCGGCGTGGTTCTTCCCGTGGAGCTTCCGCCGGCACGCACGCGCGGTGCCGCCCATCCACGACATCACCACCGACTTCGTGAGCCCGCCCGAGCTCACCTATTCGCGGATGATGCGGGACACCAGCGGCGGCAAGCTGAACGCGTGGCAGTACGAGGGAGATTCGATCGCCGCGCAGCAGCGGAAGGCGTATCCCGACGTCCAGCCGGTGATGCTGTCGATGACCCCCGACGAGGCCTACCGCGCGGTGATGCGCGTGGCCAACGACATGGGGTGGGACGTGGTGGTGAACGATCCGCAGGGGCGGCGGCTGGAGGCGGTGGACGAGACGAAGTGGTTCGGCTTCAAGGACGACGTCTCCATCCGCGTCACCCCCGCGTCGGGGATCGCGCGGGTGGACATCCGCTCGGTCAGCCGCATCGGCCGCAGCGACGTGGGGAAGAACGCCGAGCGCATCCGCGCCTTCATCGCCCGGCTGAAGCAGACGTACCGCGCGCAGGTGGCGGATACAGCGTAAAGACAGTGCCCAGTGCCAAGTGCCCAGTGCCCAGTGCCCAGTGGGTTCGTCCCGCGAGCCGGCACCGGCGCGCGGGACGAGTCTTCTACTGGGCACTGGGCACTG from Longimicrobium sp. harbors:
- a CDS encoding TVP38/TMEM64 family protein, whose translation is MAARAEPEPANEAVLPRRRKIAVAAGAPRPRVTTPAADGEAAPARRGFDWKKIVLVAAIAAIVAAFFLLGGHEYLRLETLKANRARLLEFTHAHYPAMLVVAFAAYVVLTALSIPDAIVFSLAVGLLFGRWAGTALVVAAATTGATLAFLGARYLFADAARRRMGPRLQRIAKGFEEDAFGYLLFLRLVPLFPFWLVNLVPAFTPVTTRTYVAATAIGIIPGSFVFCNLGARLATIESTRDLFDRQTLLALALLGITALVPIAWKKIRNRRTGATR
- a CDS encoding DUF1499 domain-containing protein is translated as MSPVGNDPPVGLGETPAGFDPPAPSNLGHTLALVALVVGAIAFLMVMFAGPGYRLGWWDVGTALRTMFKYGAYLGIAAAVLAIVAALMARRGPGRGALALAALALLLGAAAWFFPWSFRRHARAVPPIHDITTDFVSPPELTYSRMMRDTSGGKLNAWQYEGDSIAAQQRKAYPDVQPVMLSMTPDEAYRAVMRVANDMGWDVVVNDPQGRRLEAVDETKWFGFKDDVSIRVTPASGIARVDIRSVSRIGRSDVGKNAERIRAFIARLKQTYRAQVADTA